TTTTATCCATGGGATCGCCCGGATCCAGTTTGTTCTGAATGCCGTCGATCATGGCCATGGCAATGGCGGAAAACGCCAGGTACCCGTTGCAGGAGGGATCCGGGGTCCTGAATTCGATGCGTTTGGCCTTGGGGGAATTGGAATACATGGGCAGACGGATGGCCGCACTCCGGTTCCGGCTGGAGTATGCCAGGTTAATGGGGGCCTCGAATCCGGGCACCAGCCGTTTGTAGGAGTTGGTGGTGGGATTGGTGATGGCGCACAGGGATTTGCAGTGCTTCATGATTCCGCCGATGGCCCACAGGGCTTCGTCGGACAGACCCGCGTATTTGTTGCCCGCAAACACAGGGTTTCCGTCTTTCCAGAAACTCATGTGGGTGTGCATGCCCGTGCCGTTGTCTCCATAAAGGGGTTTGGGCATGAATGTGACCGTGTGATCGTGCTTATGGGCCACGTTTTTCAGCACATATTTGAACCAGGCCAGGCTGTCTCCCATGTTCACCAGGGAATCGAACCGCAGATCGATTTCCGACTGTCCGGCAGACGCCACTTCATGGTGCTGGCACTCCATGGCAATACCTAAATTCTCCAGGGTGAGCATCATCTCGGTTCTCATGTCCTGATACTGGTCGGCCGGGGGCAGAGGGAAATATCCGTGTTTGGGTTTAATTTTGTATCCCAGGTTGGGCATTTCATCCGTGCCGGTGTTCCAGTGTCCTTCCGGGGAATCGATCTCAAAAAACGCGGCATGGGGTTCAGACGCATACCGGATATTGGAAAAGATAAAAAATTCCGGTTCAGGCCCGACAAAAATAGTATCACCCAAGCCGGTGGTTTTCAGGTATTGCTCGGTTTTTTTGGCAATGCCCCGGGGGTCCCGGGAATAGGATTCACTGGTGATGGGATCATGGATGTTGCCGATGACGGCCAGGGTGGGCACTTTGAAAAACGGGTCCATTCTGGCGGTTTCAGGTTCCGGAATCACGATCATGTCGCTGTTGTTGATGGCCTGCCAGGCCCGCATGGACGAGCCGTCAAAACCGAACCCGTCTTCGAACGCAGCTTCAGTGAATTCACTGACAGGTACTGAAAAATGCTGCCAGGTGCCGATGAAATCCATATACCGGATGTCGACGACTTTTGCATTGTTTTCCTTGGCCATGGCGATTACTTCTTTGGGAGTCATGTGTTGTCCTTTCGGTTTTAAATTTATAAGAATAACAGTGTGTTCATCCGGTTACAAAGCATCTGTGTCGGTTTCTCCGGTTCTGACCCGGAGGGCTTTTTCAACGGGGAGCACAAAAATCTTGCCATCCCCGATTTTGCCGGTGTTGGCTGCATTGCGGACTGTTTCAATGGTTTCTTCGGCCCGCTCATCCGACACCACGATTTCCAGTTTGATTTTGGGCACAAAATCCACCACATATTCCGCGCCGCGATAGATCTCTTTGTGTCCTTTCTGCCGGCCGTAGCCGTTGACTTCGGTGACGGTCATGCC
Above is a window of Desulfotignum balticum DSM 7044 DNA encoding:
- a CDS encoding P-II family nitrogen regulator — encoded protein: MKKIEAVIKPFKLDDVKEALSEIGIYGMTVTEVNGYGRQKGHKEIYRGAEYVVDFVPKIKLEIVVSDERAEETIETVRNAANTGKIGDGKIFVLPVEKALRVRTGETDTDAL
- the glnA gene encoding type I glutamate--ammonia ligase; translation: MTPKEVIAMAKENNAKVVDIRYMDFIGTWQHFSVPVSEFTEAAFEDGFGFDGSSMRAWQAINNSDMIVIPEPETARMDPFFKVPTLAVIGNIHDPITSESYSRDPRGIAKKTEQYLKTTGLGDTIFVGPEPEFFIFSNIRYASEPHAAFFEIDSPEGHWNTGTDEMPNLGYKIKPKHGYFPLPPADQYQDMRTEMMLTLENLGIAMECQHHEVASAGQSEIDLRFDSLVNMGDSLAWFKYVLKNVAHKHDHTVTFMPKPLYGDNGTGMHTHMSFWKDGNPVFAGNKYAGLSDEALWAIGGIMKHCKSLCAITNPTTNSYKRLVPGFEAPINLAYSSRNRSAAIRLPMYSNSPKAKRIEFRTPDPSCNGYLAFSAIAMAMIDGIQNKLDPGDPMDKNIYDLPPEELAQMESAPGSLEEALEALKQDHEYLLKGDVFTKDVIEHWIDYKMNNEVKPVISRPHPHEFYLYFDI